In Dromiciops gliroides isolate mDroGli1 chromosome 4, mDroGli1.pri, whole genome shotgun sequence, one DNA window encodes the following:
- the LOC122755258 gene encoding hornerin-like codes for MSQLLRSIVTVIDVFYNYCGKDEECDTMCKKELKELLDKEMGPLLKNPSNPDTVDVFMQILDRDHDRRVDFTEYLLMVFKLTMACNKSLAKEYCHASGSKQKHQRHHHQEAQSETEEEEQSEGQESDSSHASWSSKGGYGSSRSGQSHGSRGHRHGSSSGWERNDSSYNSGHGEGSGRSYHRSSSSHSRSSSQEKYGSKANKQEGRRHKLSISPSRKSGGEEYESGTDHSGRWERHGFSHSHTGGFEVPEERSGRGKDRGQRHSSKPYRSSSYDKHDSGSSTYEQHQPDSGHSSSYGQHGSSSGHYSGHGQHESDSEQYSRYGQNGSGSGQPSSHGQCECGSGQSSNQGQYETGSGQSSGYGQYGSGSGQSSSSQHYGSGSGQSSSYGHHESGSGQPSGYGQHGSGSGQSSSHGYHGSGSGHSSSHGHHGSGSGQSSSYGQHGSGSGQSSGYGQHGSGSGQSSGYGQHGYGSGQSSGYGQHGSGSGQSSGYGQHGSGSGQSSSSQHYGSGSGQSSSYGQHGSGSGQSSTYGQHGSHQSSSYEQHGSGSGQSSGYGQHGSGSGQSSSYGHGSGSGQSSGYGQHESGAGESSGSQHYGSGSGQSSNYGQHGSGSGQSSSHGQHGSGSGQSSGYGHGSGSGQSSSSQHYGSGSGQSSSYGQHGSGSGQSSSHGHHGSGSGQSSSSQHYGSGSGQSSSHSHHGSGSGQSSGFGQHGSGSGQSSGYGQHGSGSGQSSGYGQHGSGSGQSSGYGQHGSGSGQSSSYGQHGSGSGQSSTYGQHGSHQSSSYEQHGSGSGQSSGYGQHGSGSGQSSSYGHGSGSGQSSGYGQHESGAGESSGSQHYGSGSGQSSNYGQHGSGSGQSSSHGHHGSGSGQSSGYGQHGSGSGQSSGYGQHGSGSGQSSSSQHYGSGSGQSSSYGQHGSGSGQSSTYGQHGSGSSGQSESCGGQGHHSSSHQSSSYEQHGSGSGQSSGYGQHGSGSGQSSSYGHGSGSGQSAGYGQHESGAGESSGSQHYGSGSGQSSNYGQHGSGSGQSSSHGHHGSGSGQSSGYGQHGSGSGQSSSHGHHGSGSGQSSSYGQHGSGSGQSSSSQHYGSGSGQSSSHGHHGSGSGQSSGYGQHGSGSGQSSCSQHYGSHSGQSSGHGQEGSGSGQSSSSQHYGSGSGQSSSHGHHGSGSGQSSGHGHHGSGSGQSSSYGQHGSGSGGHSESCGGQGHHSSSHQSSSYEQHGSGSGQSSGSQHYGSGSVVGHRAVDNKDVVQVLIGPPTMDNVGLAQVSPPARDNIDLAQVVSQRAVDDKDVVQVLISPLAMDDVGLAQVSLPARDNIDLAQVVSQRGVDNEDVVQVLIGPPAMDNVGLAQVSPPARDNIDLAQVVSQRAVDDKDVVLIGPLAMDNVGLAQVSLPARDNIDLAQVVSQRDVDNEDVVQVLIGPPAMDNVGLAQVSPPARDNIDLAQVVSQRGVDDKDVVLIGPLAMDNVGLAQVSLPARDNIDLAQVVSQRGVDNEDVVQVLIGPPAMDNVGLAQVISLLMGLDQASHLARAQAVSQETVEHNTIQIHNGLLVMDNVDLRVISLLALALMVQVQLNPVALEVMDPVWVDRHVVQEDKSPIQMVAVGNLVNKQLAQHTSCVRIATMSHQGIEIMKVRQCTASTAKMQPVLREQEEIMKG; via the exons AATCCCAGCAATCCTGACACTGTGGATGTCTTCATGCAAATCCTGGACAGGGACCATGACAGAAGAGTGGACTTTACTGAGTATCTGCTGATGGTATTCAAGTTGACCATGGCCTGCAACAAATCCCTCGCTAAAGAATACTGCCATGCTTCAGGGTCAAAGCAGAAACACCAACGTCACCATCACCAGGAGGCACAAAGTGAAACAGAGGAAGAGGAACAGTCAGAAGGGCAAGAGTCTGACTCCAGTCATGCAAGCTGGAGTTCAAAAGGGGGATATGGGTCATCTAGGTCTGGGCAATCGCACGGGAGCAGGGGCCACAGGCATGGGTCCAGCTCTGGGTGGGAAAGGAATGATTCCTCATATAATTCAGGGCATGGGGAAGGCTCAGGGAGGAGCTATCATAGATCAAGCTCAAGCCACTCAAGGAGTAGTAGCCAAGAGAAATATGGGTCCAAAGCAAACaagcaggagggaaggagacataAGTTAAGCATTAGCCCCTCCAGAAAATCTGGAGGAGAAGAATATGAATCTGGCACTGATCACTCAGGTAGATGGGAAAGACATGGATTCAGCCATAGCCATACAGGAGGATTTGAGGTACCAGAAGAGAGGTCTGGAAGAGGGAAGGACAGAGGACAAAGACATAGCTCCAAACCATATCGATCCTCTAGCTACGATAAGCATGATTCTGGGTCATCTACCTATGAACAACACCAACCTGACTCTGGTCATTCATCTAGCTATGGACAACATGGGTCAAGCTCAGGCCACTACTCAGGCCATGGACAACATGAGTCTGACTCAGAGCAGTACTCCAGATATGGACAAAATGGGTCAGGCTCAGGACAGCCTTCTAGCCATGGGCAATGTGAATGTGGGTCAGGTCagtcttccaaccaaggacaatATGAAACAGGGTCAGGTCAATCCTCCGGCTATGGCCAATATGGGTCAGGATCAGGTCAATCCTCAAGCTCACAACATTATGGGTCAGGCTCAGGTCAGTCATCTAGCTATGGCCATCATGAGTCAGGGTCAGGTCAACCCTCTGGCTATGGACAACATGGATCTGGCTCAGGTCAGTCCTCCAGCCATGGCTATCATGGGTCTGGCTCAGGTCATTCCTCCAGCCATGGCCATCATGGGTCTGGCTCAGGTCAGTCCTCTAGCTATGGACAACATGGATCTGGCTCAGGTCAGTCCTCTGGCTATGGCCAACATGGATCTGGCTCAGGTCAGTCCTCTGGCTATGGACAACATGGATATGGCTCAGGTCAGTCCTCTGGCTATGGACAACATGGATCTGGCTCAGGTCAGTCCTCTGGCTATGGACAACATGGATCTGGCTCAGGTCAATCCTCTAGCTCACAACATTATGGGTCAGGTTCAGGTCAGTCATCTAGCTATGGACAACATGGATCTGGCTCAGGTCAGTCCTCTACCTATGGACAACATGG TTCACATCAATCCTCTAGCTATGAGCAGCATGGATCTGGCTCAGGTCAGTCCTCTGGCTATGGACAACATGGATCTGGCTCAGGTCAGTCCTCCAGCTATGGACATGGGTCAGGGTCAGGTCAATCCTCTGGCTATGGCCAACATGAGTCTGGTGCTGGTGAGTCCTCTGGCTCACAACATTATGGGTCAGGGTCAGGTCAGTCATCTAACTATGGCCAACATGGCTCAGGCTCAGGTCAGTCCTCCAGCCATGGCCAACATGGATCTGGCTCAGGTCAGTCCTCTGGCTATGGACATGGGTCAGGGTCAGGTCAATCCTCTAGCTCACAACATTATGGGTCAGGTTCAGGTCAGTCATCTAGCTATGGACAACATGGATCTGGCTCAGGTCAGTCCTCCAGTCATGGCCATCATGGATCAGGGTCAGGTCAGTCCTCTAGCTCACAACATTATGGGTCTGGCTCAGGTCAGTCCTCCAGCCATAGCCATCATGGGTCAGGCTCAGGTCAGTCCTCTGGATTTGGCCAACATGGATCTGGCTCAGGTCAGTCCTCTGGCTATGGCCAACATGGATCTGGCTCAGGTCAGTCCTCTGGCTATGGCCAACATGGATCTGGCTCAGGTCAGTCCTCTGGCTATGGCCAACATGGATCTGGCTCAG GTCAGTCATCTAGCTATGGACAACATGGATCTGGCTCAGGTCAGTCCTCTACCTATGGACAACATGG TTCACATCAATCCTCTAGCTATGAGCAGCATGGATCTGGCTCAGGTCAGTCCTCTGGATATGGCCAACATGGATCTGGCTCAGGTCAGTCCTCCAGCTATGGACATGGGTCAGGGTCAGGTCAATCCTCTGGCTATGGCCAACATGAGTCTGGTGCTGGTGAGTCCTCTGGCTCACAACATTATGGGTCAGGGTCAGGTCAGTCATCTAACTATGGCCAACATGGTTCAGGCTCAGGTCAGTCCTCCAGCCATGGCCATCATGGGTCAGGCTCAGGTCAGTCCTCTGGCTATGGACAACATGGATCTGGCTCAGGTCAGTCCTCTGGCTATGGACAACATGGATCTGGCTCAGGTCAATCCTCTAGCTCACAACATTATGGGTCAGGTTCAGGTCAGTCATCTAGCTATGGACAACATGGATCTGGCTCAGGTCAGTCCTCTACCTATGGACAACATGGGTCAGGCTCCAGTGGTCAATCAGAGAGTTGTGGAGGACAAGGACATCACTCAAGTTCACATCAATCCTCTAGCTATGAGCAGCATGGATCTGGCTCAGGTCAGTCCTCTGGATATGGCCAACATGGATCTGGCTCAGGTCAGTCCTCCAGCTATGGACATGGGTCAGGGTCAGGTCAATCCGCTGGCTATGGCCAACATGAGTCTGGTGCTGGTGAGTCCTCTGGCTCACAACATTATGGGTCAGGGTCAGGTCAGTCATCTAACTATGGCCAACATGGTTCAGGCTCAGGTCAGTCCTCCAGCCATGGCCATCATGGGTCAGGCTCAGGTCAGTCCTCTGGATATGGCCAACATGGATCTGGATCAGGTCAGTCCTCCAGCCATGGCCATCATGGGTCAGGCTCAGGTCAGTCATCTAGTTATGGCCAGCATGGGTCAGGCTCAGGTCAGTCCTCTAGTTCACAACATTATGGGTCTGGCTCAGGTCAGTCCTCCAGCCATGGCCATCATGGGTCAGGCTCAGGTCAGTCCTCTGGATATGGCCAACATGGATCTGGCTCAGGTCAGTCCTCTTGCTCACAACATTATGGGTCTCACTCAGGTCAGTCCTCTGGCCATGGACAAGAGGGATCTGGCTCAGGTCAGTCCTCTAGCTCACAACATTATGGGTCTGGCTCAGGTCAATCTTCCAGCCATGGCCATCATGGGTCAGGCTCAGGTCAGTCCTCTGGCCATGGCCATCATGGCTCAGGCTCTGGTCAGTCCTCCAGCTATGGCCAACATGGTTCAGGCTCTGGTGGCCATTCAGAGAGTTGTGGAGGACAAGGGCATCACTCAAGTTCACATCAGTCCTCTAGCTATGAACAGCATGGATCTGGCTCAGGTCAATCCTCTGGCTCACAACATTATGGGTCTGGTTCAG TGGTCGGTCACAGAGCTGTGGACAACAAGGACGTAGTTCAAGTTCTCATCGGTCCTCCAACTATGGACAATGTGGGTCTGGCTCAGGTCAGTCCTCCAGCCAGAGACAATATAGATCTAGCTCAGGTGGTCAGTCAGAGAGCTGTGGACGACAAGGACGTAGTTCAAGTTCTCATCAGTCCTCTGGCTATGGACGATGTGGGTCTGGCTCAGGTCAGTCTTCCAGCCAGAGACAATATAGATCTAGCTCAGGTGGTCAGTCAGAGAGGTGTGGACAACGAGGACGTAGTTCAAGTTCTCATCGGTCCTCCAGCTATGGACAATGTGGGTCTGGCTCAGGTCAGTCCTCCAGCCAGAGACAATATAGATCTAGCTCAGGTGGTCAGTCAGAGAGCTGTGGACGACAAGGACGTAGTTCTCATCGGTCCTCTGGCTATGGACAATGTGGGTCTGGCTCAGGTCAGTCTTCCAGCCAGAGACAATATAGATCTAGCTCAGGTGGTCAGTCAGAGAGATGTGGACAACGAGGACGTAGTTCAAGTTCTCATCGGTCCTCCAGCTATGGACAATGTGGGTCTGGCTCAGGTCAGTCCTCCAGCCAGAGACAATATAGATCTAGCTCAGGTGGTCAGTCAGAGAGGTGTGGACGACAAGGACGTAGTTCTCATCGGTCCTCTGGCTATGGACAATGTGGGTCTGGCTCAGGTCAGTCTTCCAGCCAGAGACAATATAGATCTAGCTCAGGTGGTCAGTCAGAGAGGTGTGGACAACGAGGACGTAGTTCAAGTTCTCATCGGCCCTCCAGCTATGGACAATGTGGGTCTGGCTCAGGTCATTTCTCTACTTATGGGTCTGGATCAGGCCAGTCATCTTGCCAGAGCTCAGGCAGTCAGTCAGGAAACTGTGGAGCACAATACAATTCAAATTCACAACGGTCTTCTAGTTATGGACAATGTGGATCTGCGTGTGATCAGTCTTCTAGCTTTGGCCCTTATGGTTCAGGTTCAGCTCAATCCTGTAGCTCTGGAAGTCATGGATCCAGTGTGGGTGGACAGACATGTAGTCCAGGAAGACAAAAGTCCAATTCAAATGGTAGCTGTGGGGAATTTAGTAAACAAACAGTTGGCTCAACATACATCCTGTGTGAGAATAGCAACAATGAGTCATCAGGGGATAGAAATAATGAAAGTAAGGCAGTGTACAGCCTCAACAGCCAAGATGCAGCCGGTTCTCAGAGAGCAGGAGGAAATTATGAAAGGGTGA